The Solanum dulcamara chromosome 2, daSolDulc1.2, whole genome shotgun sequence region ATGAGTTTGAATAATGTAATGAGACTGAAATCGTTAATCTGGCAGATGACAAATGTGTCAAAGAAACCAGAATTCATGTCCATTTGACAGAGACTCAGAAGATGTATCAATTTGCTTAGACAATACATCAATACATTCATATGATAATATACCACGGTTATACACCGACTTGTCTCTCACAAGTTATCGATCAACTCAAATGCTTTTAAGAGATACTTTGTTTGAAGatttagaattttcttttgtatcTTTCCCTGTAATTGCATCATTTGCTTGTAATCATTTCTATGCTTGTTTATTTTAATATCGCTTTTTGTAATGAACTACGTCTGACCTGAGttctcaagaatgagatacgtaggctgCCTATGTCGGCTTCGGACACCCGTTTATCTATTTTCAATATCCCCTTTTGGTGTTTGAACTACATCTGACCTAAGTTCTCAAGAATGAGGTACATAGTCGACTTATGTCGGCCTCGGTCATTTTCCTATTAAAATCTTCATTTCTCATTAATCTCCCAAGAGGAGAACTGCATTTGACCTGATTTCTGCCTTAACGGGATATGTAGGCACCACAACGGCTCGGTCACATTTCCCATaagattttcatttttcttaagAATGGATACTGGGACAAAATATTTGAGAGGGACtaaaaaattttaaagagaGAGATATTTCTCCAACAAGTCACGAATGAAGATGCATTAGAAAAAGCAACTGGGATAAAAGTTTTGAGACGGTCTAAAAAATTCCATAAGTCTCCCATCAATAGTTCGAGATTCACTAAGACCAATTAATTGGGACATATATTTTTGAGGAAGGACTCAAAAATTTCATCAAGTATAATCAAAAGTTCGAGATCAACTTCCAATGGTCCCCATCTTGATCagaatttaaaactaattttgaaTAATCTCCAGCATCATCAGAAGATCTTAGGGATTTTGAGAAGTTTAAAGTCAACCTCAATGATATCCAATACCGTCAGAGTTCAGAGTTAACTGTGAAACTTCTTAGCTATAACAGATTTTGAGAGGACCATATTAAAATTCCCAAGCTTGAAGATCTCCAGAATCTGAGCAAGCTATCGAACACGTCAAAACCTCGAATAAGAGATGTGCAATCAAGCTTTACGTGATATGATATTTGGCAGTGATCTTTTTcaaacttaatttttaaaagtttattttctgTAAAAGGCTttctatatgtgtcaaaatatttCACATAAAGcataattttatcttttatctATCGAGAAATGAGAGGTTGGAGTGATCAACTAAAGATAGAAAGACAAGGAGGAAGCCACTGAAGAAGTCAACACAGATCAGTTTGTTTaaaattaacaatttttttgtGGATGCAGATTTATAAGAATGTCAAAGATCATTCTACTCCTCCGTTCAGCAAATATGAAGAATTCAAAAGAACAAAGAACGCCCAAAACTgataatttttctttgaaagaaGGAAAGTCCTTGAGGTTCATGagacaaaaaagaagaagttcaaaattcaagtaACGTTGCGTCGTTCAAATCCTCGGCAAAACATGAGCATTAATTAAcacaaagtatttgaaaatgaGGGCGAAGTGTCGAAGTGATCAGGCACTTTGTACACATTCTTAAGAATTTTTCCTTAAGATTTCTTGACTCAATCTCTAGTTAGAGCGACAATGTGtcgattaattttttcttttgagtaTAAAAACAGGTGAAAGAGCCCTTTCAAAACATGCAAGTATCTATAATGATGTCAAAATACATTTTCCAGCGTCAAAGACATCTGATGGCACACATAAATTACATCAAATACCGAAGAGGATTTGTAGTGCGATTTGTCAGAATATCATTATCttaccgatggaatatcatcatcctaccaatgaATCTCTATTCGTCCTAACGATGGACACACATTTATATTCTACCGATGGGACATCAATCTATATCCTACCAACGGAGTATCATACGTCCTAtcgatggaatatcatcatcctaccaatgaATCTCTATTCGTCCTAACGATGGACACACATTTATATTCTACCGATGGGACATCAAtctatatcctaccaatggagtATCATACGTCCTAtcgatggaatatcattatcctaccgatagaatatcatcatcctaccaatggatctccATTCGCCCTACCGATGGACACACACTTGTATCCTACAGATAAAACATCAATTTATATCCAATCAATGGAGAAACATACATCCTACCGATGCGATATtattatcctaccgatggatcaacATATATCCTACTAATGGATCATTGTCCTACCAATAGATCAATTTATATCCTATCAATAGAACAATATCGTCCTACCGATAGATTAACATaaatcctaccaatggatcatcgtcctaccaatggatcaattTATATCCTATTAATAGAACAATattgtcctaccgatggatcaacatatatatcttatCAATAGGTCTTCATCCTTTCGATGAAGCATCATCATTTGATCAATGGAGAATCATCATCCTATCAATGAAGCATCATCATTCCTatcaatggaatatcatcatcatattaaTGGATCATTATCATCCTATTGATggaacatcatcatcattatattgCATCATATCTATCCATAATCTACAATATAAAACTCGAAGGAAATTGACATCAAATATTCTAAGAGATGAATATGTGTCGGCATGATAACGACATTACCTctctattttaaattatattttatactaacgAGTTTGTCTCAGTCTTTGTCGAgagcatccaagaggatgaattCTCAAACATACCACAAGTGCGGACAACATCAAATATGATGCAGTACAACGTAGAACTTTTTCTTAGCAGCGAACTGGGACATATTCTAAGAGGAATATCAAACTCTTTGGATGCGAGCTAAGAAGCGACTTCTACCAAAATCAAACCACACCCCTATCAGAAGGCAGTAGGTTTTTCTTGAGGCTTATCAGTTTTATTCTTTGTATCGGAAAAACTTCAACTCTCACCAGAAGTAAATTTTCCAATCCGAGTGACAATGCTCCAAGAGTTGTGGAAATTATGCCCTCGTAATGTCTTAattatgggtgtgaagtgcaccacattcATGGCTAAGAGGTTGCAAGTCTTTTTTTCATACTCGATTTAGTTGTCACTCCTCCCAACCAAATGTTGTCTTAGTATAAAAAATTTCCTTTTCAACCGATATAGTCGAACTACAAGAAGTCTGATTTCTATGTTTAAGGATATGTAGGCGGGCTTGATGTTGAAAACTCGACTGCACCCCAACAAACTTCCCTATCTCATTTTCGAGCATTTTGGtttctccataattcgataccagAATAGCTTTTGTGTTCTTTCAAATTCGTGTGACAAATCAAGCGTCTTGAACTACAAGTGGCCTGAGTTCTCATATAACTTGAGATATGTAGAAAACTTGATACCAGATTTCGGCCATAATTCCCAAAGTCTGTACCAAATCCCTTTTTCCAAAGGATGAAGATGTGATCGGTCAAAATttgatttgtcaattttctttgtccagGGTCTCTTTCATCGACCCTATCCAAAAAAAAGGGACatgttgttgacacccaattttgatcctccacaacataaattaataatcaagtttcttcaatttcaaacaattttaaataattaacctttatgaaatataaaacattttaagtcaatttaatatttatcatttttataatttttagataaTTGATGTAGTTTTATATAATCATTCATataatcataattatttttacaattattggattttatgaatattcgaaaatgatctcaaaaatattttaatttttattaactattttctaattaaattcaatttggctaaatttttaatttaatatagcTAATTTCTTAATTCAATTGACtataatcaaaattcatatggCCATTAATTAAATTACAATCCTAGCCAATTTTTCTACCCAAAACCCAACCCAATTTCCTACAACAAACCAACCCCATTCTCATATTAAGACACCTATACCACACCACCCCTAACGTTACAATCCATACAACAATACACAATTAACACCTCAACAGTCCAGCACCTAACCTACAATTTCCAATACATACAATACTCCTGTCAACATAAACAATTCTCATTACTATATTCCTACACAAAACACGTGACCAACATCCCAATTCCTACCACCTGGCAACATCACCTATACACTAACCGACCCAAGTATAATCCCATGGCCACATATTTCCAACCCACAACATACATCAACATACTACAACAAACACTTGGCAATTATACacttactacaataaatataatttccAGCGATCCATACACAAAAATGCACCAGTCATTCCCttttaattttggaaaaattacttaattgaatgtgttttaaaaaatatttatcatttttaaatatacttttattttattatcatttttaataattactaataatactttaattaaataagacattatatacacttttttatttggggaaaaagaaaagagcaccattatctctctctttctcttagggctttttcttcatttttctagctctctctctttctcttctcttagGGCTTCttcattatttccttattccttcatctttttgtttgtttcaaATGAAATTTGTAGGTTTTAGGTGCACAATTGTAATGGAAGGTCAGAAATCTCCTAGAAGAAGCCTATGAATTCGAATTGTTGATTCAATCTATGGTGGTGAAGTGAATGATAATCCTACTTTTAGCTTGCGAATTTCTGCAAATCAATCTCCAGAAGAAGCTGGTGGTGaggttaatcaaaattttcaagcaatgcatgtgaagaaaaagggcggtagaagtaagaaaaaaattactGAGTTGAGTTCTAAATCTAAATCGAAAAGAAACGAGTTGATGTTGCATCGACATCTAAGAAAGTTGTTGAtagtgatgatgattttgaggattTATGTTCTCAATTTCAGTCAAAGAAAGTTAGACCTACTGTTGTTCaggagaagaatccaaaaactcaaaatctaTTCTGCAAAAATATGATTTTGCCGGAGAGTCTATATCCGGTATGTCATTCTACCAACACATTATTTAACTGATAgcattttcaatttgtttatgtgtattttcttcgtttgttgttgtttcgaacttgtgtgctagatgttaaagaaaaaaattgtgtatttgatacttttattatagTCTAAATTTATTTGCTCAAGTTTATTATATCAGTGATTGTTAGAAATTTTGCCAGGAATTGTTAGATCTTTTGTAttgcaatttatttatttttttaaataaataaatataaatgaattaaactttgaactaaaatgtattacacatacattaaagttgaattagaagagaaaatgaaatctgtagttaattgaaaaaagtttttttagtgatctgtacaccacaaaaatgaattaaattttgaactaaaatgtgtattacacacacattaaagttgaattagaagagaattagagacgaaTGAAACATATAGCTAATGAAAAAAGTCTTCAGTGATATGtacaccacaaaaatgaattaaactttgaactaaaatgtgtattacacacacattaaagttgaattagaagagaattagagacaTTGATCTATACATAACAAAAGTGaaattttttgtgtattttatacttttattatagtctattttattttaatttgtgtaTTATACTTATGTATTCTTGACTGTGTAGGCATTTGTTCCGCATTAAATAAATTCTAACTATCTTGCTGTTTTGAAATCAGGTTGTTGTATCTTCTTACATTTTCCTGTGTACCAATTGCTATCTTTTCTATGTTATGATACAATCACTAAATTATAACAAATATTAAGATGATTTCTGGATAAGTTCTGTCTTATCCTTGATTGATGAATGCTAATATTATCATTTGGTTGTTTGCTTGGTGAGATTTGTATGAGCTGGATAGTAATTACCTATTTCTCTGGCTGAATGTACTTAGTTTCTTGGTTAAAGGCAAATTTGTTccttattatcatttttttcataaaatgattGGGTTGGATATTTTCGTTTTGATAGATATATTGTAGGTTAGATTAGAACCAGATTAGAGGCATGTCCTGGACATAACTTTATAACATGTCTATACTTTTATTGAACTAATCAAGAAACAATATTCTAAACTTTAGTTAAGAGTGTAAGGAAGAAACCAAGGAAGAGTAAGAAAGATTTAGGACCGACAGGCCAGTGTAGATTAGATTTCCAACGATCTTCAAGTCAACAACAGAGGCGAAAACTTGCTCTTCTTCATAGTCATAGTTGGGTAGAGAGGGGGAGAATTGTTGAAAGGTCTTTGAAGGTGTGTGATTCATTTTCGGCTAGAGGGGGAGGGCAAATTTTCTGACTCAAAACGCTGCTAGCATGATTTCATCAGTTTTACCACACTACTTGAGTGTAGTCAAGTTCTATGATAAGCGTCCTGaattgaagaaatcacctaAATACAATGGAAAAAATGAGTTTGAGCTCATTGAATCTAAGTTCATAACTGAAGGACTTCCCAGACAACAAGAAGATTCATTGTAAGTTTAAttgtttatcaaataaatactaTCTTTTGTATTGGTCTTATTAAActtaatagtatttttataatgattttatattttaaattttgtaggaACTGTAGAATTTTTGTGGCTGCATTTGCGGAGTTAGTGAGCAATGGCCaggatattgcaaatcaacaacTAAATGCAGACAGTCTCCGAAAGAGGTTTGGGGCTCTACTATGAGAATATGCAGTGAAGAAGCAAAAGAGTAACCTTCAAAGTGAAGGCGAAAgaccacataaataaataaatgtagttATATTAGTTAAAATATCTATGAAAATTATGTTgtctaaaaataatttatagctGATGTATTAGTTATGTTTTGAAGAGTGTTTTTAGTAGTATCTTTTTTAAGATGATTTTTGTTCATAtaaaatacacttttaatatagtttttttgttcatgtaaaatatatcttttttttataatgcaatacatagatacgttaatgttaaagtttcagtagtgttatcaaactgaaacctgcattatgaattaaacttgaatgacaAATGAATTacacttgaatgaaaaatgacttacatacatattaaagtttACAATGCAATACATAACTATCtttttaaagataatttttgtTCACATAAAATACACTTTTTATAGAgttttttgttcatgtaaaatatatcttcttctttttttataatgcaATACATAGCTACGTTAATGTTAGAGTGTTtcagtagtgttatcaaactgaaacctgcattataaattaaacttaaatgaaaaataaattacatacatattaaagttgaattataaGAGAATTCGACACGAATGAAAagtgtagctaatgaaaaagccttcagtgatctataaaaacacaaaattgaattaaacttgaactaaaaatgaattacatacacactaaagttaaattagaagagaattagatatgaatgaaaaatgtagctattgaaaaagcctccagtaatccatagaacacaaaaatgaattagacttgaactaaaaatcaattacatacacactaaagttgaattagaagagaattagctATTGAAAAAGCCTCCAGGTGcttttgaaaaagaagagaattagctattgaaaaagcctccagtatTCCAGGTGCTTTCATCTGGGAGGGGATTCAAATGAAACTGGTATGCAATCTAATTTAAACCTTCAAAAAATTAAAcattcaaccattcaaacctTTAAGTAATCACAGATCTCTACTCAGAAATCACAATATTCTTCAATTGATTCAAATCTGCATTCACCTAAATTTTGTCATTCTTCTGCAATAACCACAGAATACACATCACTTAATTCCAAAATTGGAGTATTAATGTTGTAGAAAGTCGTGGTTGAGAAGCTATGAAGGTAAGTATTGCcctaattttggagaaaattatGGGTGAGAGATTGGAGAGAATATTGGTGTAacaaatttggagagaaacaggGAAAGAGAAAATAACGGGTGAGAATTTTAGAAGAGTAAGGACTGtacttaatttaatttaaataatttgctatatatggttaaaataattatgttgctctatatggtaaatattttttgaatattgtacATTTAGGTTATTTTccctttaatttttatatattcccGAAGCCCTCACCACAAATCCCAATTTCGACAGTCCAAAACAATTTCCAATTCTATTCCACCATCAAGCCCAATCCCAATTTCCATTAACGAAAACACAAAATCCAACATAACACCCCAAACAGGTGAATACATACTCAACGCGTACACTCTACACGCGACCCATATTTCAAGCGTCTTCTTCCTTCAAGAGCAATGTTCACCGACAAGAGTACTCCTAGTTGTTTGGCGTCTACATTTTTGTCCTTCTGGCTCATGAGATTGAGCCATGTAGTGGCTTCAAGAAGCTTCAGAATCGATCTTGGCCATCCATGTTGCTTGAAATTCCTCTGTTTTTGTTGAAAATTTGGTACCAATTCAGCATATTTCTTATCCAAAAAgagattcaaattttgaatttcaaattatatcccattttttctcatttttgaccTATTTTTTTCACTATAAATAACTCTCTCTTCTCAGTGGTTAGAGACGGAGAGGGATTTGAAATTTGTTTGTTGAAGAATAGTATTCTCAGAAATCAAATCCACGAAGGTTTGAGCctcaatttttcaattttatttcaagttcttttattcatttttggTGGATTCAACGTGAAATCACTATTTGCTCATCGTCCAGTTTATTTCCCGGAAGAACGTAATaatgactttctttttctttaatagTGTTCATTTATGTGTTGCAGAAATTATCATTAGTTGTTTGTAGATATTTGGAATTAGATTATGCTAGCTAAATTTCTTTGTGCATTTCAGTGTATAAGTTCATTAGTTTCAAATTTCGTATGTTATAATTTGATCTAATAATACTTTTGTTATTTAAGCTTTGTTGAATTGTTATTAGCTTATTCACGCTTGATTTACCTCTTGGATTTTTGTgttataatttcttgtgctctgatttctcttgtaatctattactttctgtactttgattactctatatGTGTCGCTCTCTctatttgctttcccatatcgctttgaacttcttagccttatctaacctctttttatgctttttttgagccgagggtctttcgaaaacagccgtcctacattggtaggtgTAAGATCTGCGtatactttaccctctccagaccccacattgtgggatttcactgggttgttgttgttgttgataacaATTTCCTAGTTCCTGTTTGACATGTTTGGTATTTAGATAATTTAAGTTTTGACTCTACACAAATATTGATACAAAAATATGTGTTTCCTTAAGATATATGTTaagtttattttttgaaaagttaGTGACATATGGATACATCTTTGATTGAAAGTTTGAGCGTATTTTAAATTAATAGAGTTAAtcctttttctttctcactGTAATTAATATTCCATTGCTTCATCTTGGTGTATTGTTGACTAGCCTAT contains the following coding sequences:
- the LOC129875780 gene encoding uncharacterized protein LOC129875780; translated protein: MISSVLPHYLSVVKFYDKRPELKKSPKYNGKNEFELIESKFITEGLPRQQEDSLNCRIFVAAFAELVSNGQDIANQQLNADSLRKRFGALL